The genome window TACCGGTAATGCAGTTGTAGTTAAATGTTCTGAACAAGTTGTTTGGTCTAGTAACGTTTTCACTCTAATGGTCCAAGAAGCCCTAAAAGTTTGCGGTCATGACCCAAATTTGGTCCAATTGTGTTATTCTCTTCCACCTTCTGAAAATGACAATGCTGCAAATTACTTCACCTCACATCCGGGCTTCAAACATCTAACTTTCATTGGTAGTAAACCTGTCGCGCATCACGTACTAAGAGCCGCTTCTGTTTCATTGACGCCAGTCGTTGTCGAATTAGGTGGTAAAGATGCATTTATTGTTTTGGACTCGGTTAAAGACTTGCAATCCCTGTCCTCGATTATCATGCGTGGAACATTCCAATCTGCTGGGCAAAATTgtattggtattgaaaGGGTCATTGTATCTGCTAAAAACTACGATAAACTAGTTGCTATTCTGAATGAAAAGGTGGGACAGTTAAGATTAGGTTCTGATATTGACAATTTGGAAGATGTAGACATGGGTGCAATGATTTCTGATAATAGATTCGAGCAACTAGAAAATCTTGTCTCGGACGCTGTATCAAAAGGTGCAAGGTTACTCCATGGAGGCTCCCGCTATAATCATCCAAACTACCCTCAAGGGCACTTTTTCCAGCCTACTCTATTGGTTGATGTAACTGAGGAGATGGAAATTGCCCAAAACGAAGTATTCGGACCTGTTCTCACTGTTATGAAAGCTAACAATACAGATGATTGCATCAGATTGGCAAACAGTGCTCCATTTGGTTTAGGGGGTTCTATTTTCGGTGCTGATTACGAAGAATGTGACCGTGTTGCCAATTCTCTAGTAACTGGTAATGTTGCTATTAACGATTTTGCAACATTCTACGTTTGCCAGTTACCATTCGGCGGTCTTAATGGATCTGGTTATGGCAAGTTTGGAGGTGAAGAAGGTTTATTGGGCTTGTGTAACGCAAAGAGTGTATGTTATGACAAGTTGCCATTTGTCTCTACACAAATTCCAAAACCTTTGGACTACCCTATCAGGAACAATACTAAAGCCTGGAATTTCGTTAAATCTTTCATAACAGGTGCATATGCAATCTCTACGTGGCAGCGCATCAAATCTCTGATTTCTTTAGCCAAGAACGCAAACTGATAGAAACAAATAAATTACGTATAAAACGTTTATGAACTAAGTCAATgtacatttttttgaagacatTATATTTCTCTACTTGTTTTATTCgaattttaatttatatattaatGAATATCCGTATATGTATAAGCTTTGGTATTTGTTTGGGGTTATGAATCTTATCTTGCTTTTAAACTATGAACAAGGAAATTAATATTAAGTAAGATGTAATTATGTATTTATGTTTGTATATACAGATTCTAACTTTTCtgatttttttcttgagttAATATAAAACTATTGGTTCATAATACTTTTCTCTGCTTGTTTTAATTGTTCCTGAAGTTTATTGACATACTCCTTGTGAACTTTCTCTATGTCTTGAATAACCTTTTTTACAtcatcattctttttttcaaggTGCTTTAAGTCTTTCATAATTTCACTTCTAATATGACCCAAAGAGTCTTTCATTGCGGAGTGTTTATAATCTTCAAATACCTTTTTCAAGTCTTTACATAATGCTTGACGAGTCTCAGTTGTAATTGGTGGTAAGGAAACTTTCAACTGTTGATCATTATTTGGAATTCTCTCTGGGTTTAGGTTCATACCAGCGCCCATGATGGCACTAACCACGTTTTTAGTATCTTTAGGGTCAAAGACAGTAACAATGAGAGAGTTTCTGCCCTTTAAACTTGTCGCAGCAACATTAGTAAATTTCTGTCCATCCTTTCCAACCTTTAAATCATTAAATATCGCTGGGCTTGCCGTACCTATCTTTTTCTCCGCAAGCTTCTTTTTGTGAAGCTCTAAGgtcttttcaaattgaTTTGTGGCATCTTTGACATATTTCTTCACGTCAATGACTTCGAGAGGCTCTTCTGTCGAGTTCTTTCCACCTTTCGCAGCTttggccttcttctttgcgAAGAGTAACGCGCTGGAATTGAATCCCCTAACATTGACAAAACTAGCATTTTTTGTACCAGCCAAAACAACTCTGAAAGCTTGAGTCGACATCCTGAACTGCCTGTTGTGGTTAGCTGAAGCTCTTAAGTTATTATGTTATAGTTATTCAATTATGGTATCATCTTTCGGTATTTCGTAACTTTGAATTATCTGGAACCAGATTTTCTACTTTTTCCATACTAtttaaaatgaaatatctAGAAGAGAGTAAGTTATAAAGGGAATTTAGATAGGTTAGTGGACTTATCAATTGGCTTAATTAAATTTCTCTGTTGACTAAATTCATCAACGTTAATAGTCCAATGAAACATTCCActattcaaactttttcTGCTCTTACCTAAGCTTCCAATTTGTgtgcttttcttccttatgtgacattttttttatcacATTTAAGAACTAAAAACCACTTTCAACTCCAAGAATATTAAAAAGATGTAACAGTAACGGTAGTACTCATATTAGAATAATAGCTAAAAATAGAATTATATTTGACGATATgatacatacacacatatatatgtatatatcaTAGTAAGATATTATACAAAGACAAATTAAGATGTAAAGTAACGCTCGGTTTGAGATTTAGATATATACGAATAGAACTGAAGAGAAATGATTGAAACTCGAATACAAGCAATAtaagaaaacagaaactGCTTAATTTACTCTTAACTTCTCATAAATGGGTTTAATGCACGTACAGTCAAGCAAGGTAAGGCCATACCAATTTCTGCTCTCAAGAGAATAGGAACCTGTTGTAATTCTCTaatttcttgaatattGTTATCACCTTCTTGCCTGGTAACTGCAACTTCCAAATACTTTTCCAAAGCATCTTCGATGTTGGATTTTGGTAGTTTTAATGTTGGTGGAATTAGATTtaattctttcaattctttaCTGAACTCCTCGCTTACTAATTTATTCTGTAGGACAGATTGGTTAACAGCAATTTCCTTACTACTTGAGTTaaatttgtttttgatggAGTTTCTGTACGATTTAGGATTTTGTTCATCAGTTGGCACAAATGTTGCGCTATCGACACCCTTCTTCCAGTAAAGTTCCAGAACCCTTTCAGCCATGTCAAATTCTGCTTTTACAAGTGGGAGCTGATCACCATGAACTCTTTTTTCAATCCCCAACTCTGGGATAAAAACGTCAAAGGACGACTCATAAACTTGTAAAACGGTAGCCAGAGTTAAGATTTGTCCGTGCTGGTTGCCCATATCGTTTGTTGTCTTACAAAGTAACAGATGAATTGCTTGCTCCTGTGCATGATGTGCACAATCCTTCTTGAAATTACAATATTCAGATGTAATTTTCAAGGCGTCAACAGTTTCCTTGTATTCAGAACCATTTATAATACTCTTCAATTGTCTATGAACAACATGGTCAGAGTATCTTCTCAATGGTGCGGTAAAGTGTGTATACAATGGTAAATTTAGAGAGTAGTGCGCGAATTGATCTGGCTCAACCTTTCCTGATATGAAATATTTTGCCGGGGTTAACGTCTTCGACAAAAATAGTTCAATAGCCATTCTCGTTATATCGTCATCAATTGCTAGAATCGAATTTAGGACAGATTCGGAACTCATCACATCCATTGGAACACCAAGTTTctcaaccttcttttggaaagtCTTCAATTTAGTAGATATTGGTTCCGGCTGCCTTCTCAAGAATGCTACATCTCCCAAAGAAGTAAACAAACGTGTAGCAACCGTATTGTTCACCTTACGTTCAATTTCGGACAGAAGTGCTAGCGCCTTAGAACGTTGTAAGATATTCAAGTCAGGTTTTAccttttcatcatctaaaGATTCCAAGAGTGGTAAAGTTCTGTACAAATCCGCTGTCTTCGAGTTCAATCTGTAATGATGGAAGTTACGAGCAACTGACTCTAGCTTATCCACGAACTTTGACCTTGATGACGCTGGTTTTTCAAGCTCTTGGTTTAATCTTTCATGAGTTAGGGTAGTAGTTGGCTTGACACGAGTTTCACCAATCCAAGTTGAGATGACGTCGAAATTTTCTGGGTGCAATTCATAAACGACACTGAGCGTGTTGGAAATTTTGTCTGGTTGCAAACTCAAGAATTCATTCAAGGAAGCAGGCAACAAATGAACGGTTGTTTGAGGCATGAAAACAGCACTGGATCTCTTTCTAGCTCTTCTATCCAACGATGAGCTTTCTTCAATATGAAGGGTAACGTCTACAACGTGGAATCCTAGTTCAATGTTACCATTTTCAGTATCTCTTAAGTGGACAGAGTAATTTGATAATTCTCCCGTCTCAGATATAGCAATGACATTCTCATACAATCTTCTACTGTTAGTTTCTTCCTGTGAAAGAATCACTGGTTGGAAActgtctctttctttggtacGGTCACGAGGGTCTAAATATTCATCGCTCAAGAAATTATTGTCTCTCAAGATAGCGTCTATTTCAGTTTTTGGATCATTTAGTTCACCCAATTGAGATACAAGAGTACCAAAGGGATGCAACGATGTAATGGGCCAACGTTTAATACTTGCAACAAACACTTTGTTCTGATACTTATCTGCATTTTCCACGAAGTCTTTTGGTGCTTGTTCAATAGGAATAGCAATCAATGGCACCTTCTTATCAGTTGGTTTGAACCAAACAATCTTTGGCTTATTTGGTTTATTTACATCATTGTTG of Kluyveromyces marxianus DMKU3-1042 DNA, complete genome, chromosome 3 contains these proteins:
- the MSC7 gene encoding meiotic recombination directing protein, with the translated sequence MNASAEEVYLNSSLLQQLNATVQAYLAELVSTGQTFNSSQIVGENVRCTSGSIVVGLVTLYLVYYLLFSKNKVPSAVQFKVEIPDAAQKHWKGKRIFPCSVFNPEQPGMIQSYCPATGQFLGSFKSMTESDIDNVINAASAAQVEWAKTSYKERLQVLLSLKYYILENQEAIARVACRDSGKTMLDASMGEILVTLEKIEWIMKHGEKVLKPSKRPGPTNFFMKWYKGAEVRYEPLGVVGAIVSWNYPFHNLLGPIVASIFTGNAVVVKCSEQVVWSSNVFTLMVQEALKVCGHDPNLVQLCYSLPPSENDNAANYFTSHPGFKHLTFIGSKPVAHHVLRAASVSLTPVVVELGGKDAFIVLDSVKDLQSLSSIIMRGTFQSAGQNCIGIERVIVSAKNYDKLVAILNEKVGQLRLGSDIDNLEDVDMGAMISDNRFEQLENLVSDAVSKGARLLHGGSRYNHPNYPQGHFFQPTLLVDVTEEMEIAQNEVFGPVLTVMKANNTDDCIRLANSAPFGLGGSIFGADYEECDRVANSLVTGNVAINDFATFYVCQLPFGGLNGSGYGKFGGEEGLLGLCNAKSVCYDKLPFVSTQIPKPLDYPIRNNTKAWNFVKSFITGAYAISTWQRIKSLISLAKNAN
- the RRF1 gene encoding Rrf1p, with the protein product MSTQAFRVVLAGTKNASFVNVRGFNSSALLFAKKKAKAAKGGKNSTEEPLEVIDVKKYVKDATNQFEKTLELHKKKLAEKKIGTASPAIFNDLKVGKDGQKFTNVAATSLKGRNSLIVTVFDPKDTKNVVSAIMGAGMNLNPERIPNNDQQLKVSLPPITTETRQALCKDLKKVFEDYKHSAMKDSLGHIRSEIMKDLKHLEKKNDDVKKVIQDIEKVHKEYVNKLQEQLKQAEKSIMNQ
- the SSD1 gene encoding mRNA-binding translational repressor SSD1, which gives rise to MSDQERFVKTTGGKGNPKQIHIAHRKSPSELTNLMIEQFTLQKQAENDNSGGSSSSQNQGAGSFLPQPPNVPYQLSPNSGGRKGRSHSRSGSAYYNNNDHKQNTPATGHRRTGSQTSVYGHSRRQSIGLNEAKRAAAEEQAKRESCPHIKVDNPQDIPKLANENEQTSYKFPGSPPPTDSKNNSHRRTQSNMSPNRAFQFPPAKVNQKENNDDFIPVGTPHRRTNSRNEGIDGNWRVQQQQQMSPFYHSRTHSREFSGHPGLEPPPIFQPGHKSRGSNASTHSFNSANGQQQQNSNGRKSLFAPYLPQANIPQLIEEGKLVAGILRVNKKNRSDAWVSTNGVLDADIFICGSKDRNRALEGDLVAVELLLVDDVWESKKEKEEKKRRKDASAQQDIIPLDSKDDYHNDASTSIVSGTTASTESKDTDNTLGSSSGSIKRRGSLKQRPTQKKNDDVEVEGQSLLLVEEEEINDDYKPLYAGHVVAVLDRIPGQLFSGTLGLLRPSQQANNDVNKPNKPKIVWFKPTDKKVPLIAIPIEQAPKDFVENADKYQNKVFVASIKRWPITSLHPFGTLVSQLGELNDPKTEIDAILRDNNFLSDEYLDPRDRTKERDSFQPVILSQEETNSRRLYENVIAISETGELSNYSVHLRDTENGNIELGFHVVDVTLHIEESSSLDRRARKRSSAVFMPQTTVHLLPASLNEFLSLQPDKISNTLSVVYELHPENFDVISTWIGETRVKPTTTLTHERLNQELEKPASSRSKFVDKLESVARNFHHYRLNSKTADLYRTLPLLESLDDEKVKPDLNILQRSKALALLSEIERKVNNTVATRLFTSLGDVAFLRRQPEPISTKLKTFQKKVEKLGVPMDVMSSESVLNSILAIDDDITRMAIELFLSKTLTPAKYFISGKVEPDQFAHYSLNLPLYTHFTAPLRRYSDHVVHRQLKSIINGSEYKETVDALKITSEYCNFKKDCAHHAQEQAIHLLLCKTTNDMGNQHGQILTLATVLQVYESSFDVFIPELGIEKRVHGDQLPLVKAEFDMAERVLELYWKKGVDSATFVPTDEQNPKSYRNSIKNKFNSSSKEIAVNQSVLQNKLVSEEFSKELKELNLIPPTLKLPKSNIEDALEKYLEVAVTRQEGDNNIQEIRELQQVPILLRAEIGMALPCLTVRALNPFMRS